In the Hordeum vulgare subsp. vulgare chromosome 7H, MorexV3_pseudomolecules_assembly, whole genome shotgun sequence genome, one interval contains:
- the LOC123410239 gene encoding 4-hydroxyphenylacetaldehyde oxime monooxygenase-like yields MGPLPPLVLSLLLLPVLYLFFSGGSKGRSTQGARNAPGPPKQFPMLGNLLQLGGRPHRYFQSLTQKYGPVVQVQLARVRMVVVASPEAAKEVLRTNDVHCCSRPNSPGPRMLSYNFLDVAFGPYSVYWREMRKLLVLELLSMRRVQSFAYARAAEVDRLVSSLADTPPGTPVDLSDRLYSLSDAIICTVAFGKMYGSESFQRTSFQRMMDETLRVLVCGSFTFEDFFPSLALARWADALTGMASRRRRVFLKIDRFFDAVIDKHLEPERLAAGVQEDMVDALVKMWRDQDGPLALTRDNIKGILMDTFTGGIDTCAVTTIWIMSELMRNPRVMRKAQSEVRAVVRNKSRVDEEDAQGLKYLKMVVKENFRLHPPGTLLIPRETMQSCEIAGYSVPAGTRIHVDVWAMGRNQV; encoded by the exons ATGGGGCCTCTGCCGCCGCTCGTATTATCGCTCCTTCTCCTACCTGTCCTCTACTTGTTCTTCAGCGGCGGTAGCAAGGGACGATCGACACAGGGAGCAAGAAACGCTCCCGGCCCCCCAAAACAGTTTCCCATGCTCGGCAACCTCCTGCAGCTCGGCGGCCGGCCACACCGGTACTTCCAGTCGCTCACCCAAAAGTACGGGCCGGTCGTGCAGGTGCAGCTCGCCCGCGTGCGGATGGTCGTCGTCGCGTCGCCTGAGGCAGCCAAGGAGGTTCTCCGGACAAACGACGTGCACTGCTGCAGCCGGCCGAATTCACCAG GTCCAAGGATGCTGAGCTACAACTTCCTCGACGTGGCATTCGGACCATACAGCGTCTACTGGCGCGAGATGCGAAAGCTCCTCGTTCTGGAGCTGCTGAGCATGAGGCGCGTTCAGTCCTTCGCCTACGCCCGGGCCGCTGAGGTCGACCGCCTTGTCTCCTCCCTCGCCGACACCCCTCCGGGCACCCCCGTCGACCTCAGCGACAGGCTGTACTCGCTCTCCGACGCCATCATCTGCACGGTGGCCTTCGGGAAGATGTACGGGTCGGAATCGTTCCAGAGGACCAGCTTCCAGCGGATGATGGACGAGACGCTGCGGGTGCTCGTCTGCGGCAGCTTCACGTTCGAGGACTTCTTCCCGTCGTTGGCGCTCGCACGGTGGGCGGACGCCCTGACTGGCATGGCGTCGCGTCGGCGGAGGGTCTTCCTAAAGATCGATAGGTTCTTCGACGCGGTTATCGACAAGCACCTCGAGCCGGAGAGGCTGGCGGCCGGCGTGCAGGAGGACATGGTGGATGCGCTGGTGAAGATGTGGAGGGATCAAGATGGGCCTCTGGCGCTGACGCGTGATAACATCAAGGGAATCCTGATG GATACATTCACCGGTGGAATCGACACTTGTGCTGTCACCACGATCTGGATCATGTCGGAGCTGATGAGGAACCCAAGGGTGATGCGGAAGGCCCAGTCCGAGGTGCGCGCCGTGGTCCGTAATAAATCTAGGGTGGACGAAGAAGATGCCCAAGGCCTGAAGTACCTCAAGATGGTAGTGAAAGAGAACTTCAGGCTGCACCCACCGGGGACTCTGCTGATTCCAAGAGAAACCATGCAGAGCTGCGAGATCGCTGGCTACAGCGTGCCTGCTGGCACCAGGATACACGTGGACGTTTGGGCCATGGGGAGGAATCAAGTCTGA
- the LOC123410240 gene encoding cytochrome P450 71B23-like translates to MGRDPDIWDGPEEFFPERFEDAHVDFRGLHFELLPFGSGRRACPAIAMGVANVEVVLANLLYCFDWELPKGMKEDDIDMEETGQLGFRKKVALELVPVKR, encoded by the coding sequence ATGGGGAGAGACCCGGATATATGGGACGGGCCGGAGGAGTTCTTCCCGGAGCGTTTCGAGGACGCGCACGTTGATTTCAGGGGACTGCACTTCGAGCTCCTTCCGTTTGGGTCGGGCCGGAGGGCTTGCCCTGCCATCGCCATGGGCGTGGCCAATGTGGAGGTCGTGCTGGCTAATCTGTTGTACTGTTTCGACTGGGAGCTTCCCAAGGGGATGAAGGAGGACGACATCGATATGGAGGAAACAGGGCAACTTGGTTTTCGCAAGAAGGTTGCTCTTGAGCTTGTACCTGTTAAGCGGTAG